A region of the Ctenopharyngodon idella isolate HZGC_01 chromosome 2, HZGC01, whole genome shotgun sequence genome:
TTTTAGAAGTTAAGCACATGCCACTTCTGAAATGGTGCACATACTGAAAATGCACACACTTACATATGTAATAGTACTCGTGCCCAGGTCGGAACTCGAAACCAAGTGAGAAAGGGGTGAAGAGCTGAAACTTCTCGGAGAAGCGCAGGGGTCCGTCGGGACTCTGGGGCCGGTTACACTCCCACCGTTTGAAGCCCCTCATGCGGTGCTCACAGGTAAGGTAACCATCATGGTTAACCATGAAAAGGATGTAGCGCTCCATGCGACTGTGAGGCTGGGGGCTCTCGTAGTACGGACAGTACACGTCCAGGTAGTCGTTGATGCTCACGGCCACCGTGTATTCGCCCTGCCAGAACCTGTAACGG
Encoded here:
- the efna2a gene encoding ephrin-A2 isoform X1; amino-acid sequence: MELPLVVFTVVCWVSVWSDDRIISDRHAVYWNSSNSRFWQGEYTVAVSINDYLDVYCPYYESPQPHSRMERYILFMVNHDGYLTCEHRMRGFKRWECNRPQSPDGPLRFSEKFQLFTPFSLGFEFRPGHEYYYISSPHPNHAGKPCLKLKVYVKPTNGSGYESPEPFLTDQSQRCRADGPCLAVLLLLAFLLGRI
- the efna2a gene encoding ephrin-A2 isoform X2 — translated: MELPLVVFTVVCWVSVWSDDRIISDRHAVYWNSSNSRFWQGEYTVAVSINDYLDVYCPYYESPQPHSRMERYILFMVNHDGYLTCEHRMRGFKRWECNRPQSPDGPLRFSEKFQLFTPFSLGFEFRPGHEYYYISSPHPNHAGKPCLKLKVYVKPTSSGYESPEPFLTDQSQRCRADGPCLAVLLLLAFLLGRI
- the efna2a gene encoding ephrin-A2 isoform X3, whose translation is MSETVQPFMFKTESDNDGETQEEVTTCKMQQDASERFWQGEYTVAVSINDYLDVYCPYYESPQPHSRMERYILFMVNHDGYLTCEHRMRGFKRWECNRPQSPDGPLRFSEKFQLFTPFSLGFEFRPGHEYYYISSPHPNHAGKPCLKLKVYVKPTNGSGYESPEPFLTDQSQRCRADGPCLAVLLLLAFLLGRI